A window from Verrucomicrobiota bacterium encodes these proteins:
- a CDS encoding DUF2017 family protein, producing the protein MRINRGKGEKIDFSQVEPIEAELLKQIPAATQGEDDPKVKSRLYPDPGGSAEAGLAADWEELVRPDLEHLFLSSRRVVEEDLALIRERRGFATLSLPLAHADAWLNVLNQARLVLATRYEFTDTELLQYEPPVIFSRRDLALLQINFYAAIQERLIEALEGRLR; encoded by the coding sequence ATGAGGATCAACCGCGGGAAAGGCGAAAAAATCGATTTCAGCCAGGTTGAACCGATCGAAGCGGAACTCCTGAAGCAGATTCCGGCCGCGACCCAGGGCGAGGACGATCCGAAGGTAAAGTCGCGGTTGTACCCGGACCCGGGCGGCAGCGCCGAAGCCGGCCTCGCCGCCGACTGGGAGGAACTGGTTCGTCCCGACCTGGAACACCTGTTCCTTTCCTCGCGGCGAGTCGTTGAGGAAGATCTGGCGCTGATTCGGGAGCGACGTGGTTTCGCCACGCTGTCGCTCCCCCTGGCGCACGCCGATGCCTGGCTGAACGTGTTGAACCAGGCCCGGTTGGTTCTCGCAACCCGCTACGAATTCACCGACACCGAGTTGCTCCAGTATGAGCCGCCCGTCATCTTTTCGCGACGTGACCTTGCGTTGCTGCAGATCAATTTTTACGCCGCCATCCAGGAGCGCTTGATTGAGGCGCTTGAGGGCCGCCTGAGATGA
- the clpS gene encoding ATP-dependent Clp protease adapter ClpS, whose product MAETLAEKKAKIALDLPWNVVVHNDPVNLMSYVTMVFQRVFGYSRDRAERHMLEVHHRGRSILWTGAREKAELFVQHLHSYLLLATLEKAEQ is encoded by the coding sequence ATGGCTGAAACGCTGGCCGAGAAAAAGGCGAAAATCGCGCTGGATTTACCCTGGAATGTGGTCGTCCATAACGACCCCGTAAACCTGATGAGTTACGTCACGATGGTCTTCCAGCGCGTCTTCGGGTATTCACGGGACCGGGCCGAGCGCCACATGCTCGAGGTGCATCACCGGGGACGGTCTATTCTTTGGACGGGCGCCCGGGAAAAGGCTGAGTTGTTCGTGCAGCACCTTCATAGTTATCTGCTCCTGGCGACGTTGGAAAAGGCAGAGCAATGA
- the pgl gene encoding 6-phosphogluconolactonase translates to MKPEIIRTTSFADDAAHFIADCARQAVDEYGHFRLALSGGNTPRAVYAALALLDCEWSKWIITFGDERCVPPDDPQSNFRMASEAFLLVTTPGEVLRMHGDHPPEEAALEYENILQQVAMRFGEQTYRHDLILLGLGDDGHTASLFPDTKALTETQRSVVANFVPKFNTYRITTTYPLINAARKVAFLVNDPKKAHIIEAVLRRDPVYPASAVQPATGALLWFIGT, encoded by the coding sequence ATGAAGCCTGAAATCATTCGCACCACGTCCTTTGCAGACGATGCCGCCCATTTCATCGCGGACTGTGCGAGACAAGCCGTTGATGAGTACGGCCATTTCCGTTTGGCCCTGAGCGGAGGAAACACCCCGCGGGCGGTCTATGCCGCGTTAGCTTTGCTCGACTGCGAGTGGTCTAAATGGATTATCACCTTCGGCGACGAACGCTGCGTGCCGCCCGACGATCCACAGAGCAATTTTCGGATGGCTTCCGAAGCGTTTCTCTTGGTCACCACGCCGGGTGAAGTTCTGCGGATGCATGGAGACCATCCGCCCGAAGAAGCCGCCCTGGAATACGAAAACATCCTGCAGCAGGTGGCCATGCGTTTTGGCGAACAGACGTACCGGCACGACCTGATTTTATTGGGGCTCGGCGACGATGGGCATACCGCTTCGTTGTTTCCCGACACCAAGGCTCTGACGGAGACGCAGCGAAGCGTGGTGGCCAATTTCGTTCCGAAATTCAATACCTACCGGATCACGACGACCTACCCGTTGATCAATGCGGCGCGCAAAGTTGCGTTCCTGGTTAACGATCCCAAGAAGGCGCACATCATCGAGGCTGTCTTGCGGCGCGATCCGGTTTATCCCGCATCCGCCGTCCAGCCTGCGACGGGAGCGCTTCTTTGGTTCATCGGGACGTAG
- the sixA gene encoding phosphohistidine phosphatase SixA, whose translation MQQLYIVRHADAEPTKTTDAERRLTPKGERQAAKIGRFCAEQELDVGPIFSSPLVRAVQTAEFLAKPLATEVKTSRDLASGMTPGRLRAFLREHQSCDSLLIVGHEPDLSRAVADLLGCEPERVRVKKATLLRLCFEEAKLELATLDFLVPVNLL comes from the coding sequence ATGCAGCAGCTCTACATTGTGAGGCACGCCGATGCGGAACCCACGAAGACCACGGACGCGGAGCGTCGCCTGACCCCAAAAGGCGAACGGCAGGCAGCGAAGATCGGACGGTTCTGTGCGGAACAGGAGCTTGACGTGGGTCCGATCTTCAGCAGCCCGCTCGTCAGGGCCGTGCAAACGGCGGAGTTCCTGGCCAAACCGCTCGCTACGGAGGTCAAAACCAGTCGCGATCTGGCTTCCGGGATGACGCCGGGACGGTTGCGCGCTTTTTTGCGGGAGCACCAGTCTTGCGACAGCCTCTTGATTGTAGGCCACGAACCCGATCTCAGCCGGGCGGTTGCCGACCTGCTCGGGTGCGAGCCGGAGCGGGTGCGGGTGAAGAAAGCGACGCTTTTGCGCCTGTGTTTTGAAGAAGCAAAACTTGAACTTGCGACCCTCGATTTCCTTGTTCCAGTGAACTTGCTATGA
- a CDS encoding DNA polymerase III subunit: MAFSAHEALEYLVNAYRHQRLPHSFLFSGEEGSGKRQLTAGFFEAINQQKFDPHHPDYHQVEPESKSRRILVDQIRSLENALRMKAARVPWKFGLISDADRLMPQAANAFLKTLEEPPANSVLILATALPDALLETIRSRCVHVSLRRLKPPELDPEAAAVLDRVARYCAGAELSVAGSLRLARSFEESLNRLRGRIEAEHEEDLKRQLEVYQKTTDGSWVENEEARLSVLTESRYVNARAKLLFRLIELFGDALRAVFTGTGASLPEYQECTRRMSERWCAGDLLERMRGLEQLQDHLGRNVQEALAIEAGFLRAFGPLPAVNPIKSGVS; the protein is encoded by the coding sequence ATGGCTTTCTCTGCCCACGAAGCGCTTGAATACCTGGTAAACGCGTACCGTCATCAGCGCCTGCCGCATTCCTTTCTGTTTTCGGGAGAGGAGGGCAGCGGCAAGCGGCAGCTGACGGCGGGATTTTTTGAGGCGATCAACCAGCAGAAGTTCGACCCTCACCATCCGGACTACCACCAGGTCGAGCCGGAATCGAAGTCGCGCCGCATCCTTGTCGACCAGATCCGGTCGCTGGAGAACGCGCTCCGGATGAAAGCGGCGCGTGTACCGTGGAAGTTTGGGCTGATCAGCGATGCCGATCGCCTCATGCCGCAGGCGGCCAACGCGTTTCTGAAAACGTTGGAAGAACCACCGGCTAATTCCGTGCTGATTCTGGCAACGGCCCTGCCCGACGCACTCCTGGAAACGATCCGGTCACGGTGTGTGCACGTATCTTTGCGGCGCCTGAAGCCGCCGGAGCTCGACCCGGAAGCCGCCGCCGTCCTTGACCGGGTGGCGCGGTATTGTGCCGGGGCCGAGCTGTCGGTAGCCGGCAGCCTGAGGCTGGCCCGCAGCTTTGAGGAGTCGCTGAACCGGTTGCGGGGGCGCATCGAAGCTGAGCATGAAGAAGATTTAAAGCGCCAGCTGGAGGTGTACCAGAAAACGACGGACGGCAGCTGGGTGGAGAATGAAGAGGCGCGCCTGTCGGTGCTGACCGAAAGCCGGTACGTCAACGCGCGCGCAAAGTTGCTCTTTCGACTCATCGAACTATTCGGTGACGCCCTGCGCGCCGTTTTCACCGGCACCGGTGCGTCGCTGCCGGAATACCAGGAGTGCACCCGGCGGATGAGTGAACGCTGGTGCGCCGGGGACCTGCTGGAGCGAATGCGCGGTTTGGAGCAATTACAGGACCATCTCGGCCGTAACGTGCAGGAAGCCCTGGCCATCGAGGCGGGATTTCTGCGTGCTTTCGGGCCCCTTCCGGCGGTGAACCCGATTAAGAGCGGCGTTTCCTGA
- the tmk gene encoding dTMP kinase: protein MPGALITFEGGEGCGKSTQSSRLAARLRAAGREAVEVSEPGSTAVGCRIRNLLLHAEEGHELDARTELLLFAASRAQLVQQVVKPALTRGAIVLSDRFTDSTVVYQGVARGLDPAFIDALNRFAADGLRPDLTFLLDLDLPASQARLLRRVRPVGPKDRMESQPPSFFEKVREGYLRLARAEPHRFCVIDGSRKRDEIEEEIWKLVHGFLCPRSA, encoded by the coding sequence ATGCCGGGTGCATTGATCACGTTCGAGGGTGGCGAAGGGTGCGGCAAGTCGACTCAGTCATCCCGGTTGGCGGCCCGCTTACGCGCCGCCGGCCGCGAGGCGGTTGAAGTCAGCGAACCGGGATCGACCGCCGTAGGCTGCCGGATCCGTAATTTATTGCTGCACGCCGAAGAAGGGCATGAGCTGGATGCGCGCACGGAACTGTTGCTTTTCGCGGCGAGCCGGGCCCAGTTGGTTCAGCAGGTCGTCAAACCTGCGCTGACGCGCGGCGCAATCGTCCTTTCGGACCGGTTTACGGATTCGACCGTGGTCTACCAAGGCGTGGCTCGGGGACTCGATCCGGCCTTCATTGACGCCCTGAACCGGTTCGCTGCGGACGGGCTCCGGCCGGACCTCACGTTTCTGCTTGATCTCGATCTGCCGGCATCGCAGGCGCGCCTTTTGCGAAGGGTGCGGCCGGTTGGACCCAAAGACCGCATGGAATCGCAGCCGCCGTCCTTTTTCGAAAAAGTTCGGGAAGGTTACCTCCGCCTGGCACGGGCCGAGCCGCATCGGTTCTGCGTCATTGACGGCAGCCGTAAACGGGACGAAATCGAAGAGGAAATCTGGAAACTTGTCCATGGCTTTCTCTGCCCACGAAGCGCTTGA
- the lpxD gene encoding UDP-3-O-(3-hydroxymyristoyl)glucosamine N-acyltransferase produces MRTLGEIARFVDGELRGDPSVQVTRVLHPSLVESAEDLALVLSPNAVSFLHTGKVRNAVIPAEVGELQVPTANQIIVRRPRLVLALLMQLFERPAFVEPGVHPSAVIDGSAQLGLDVCVGPHCWVGPRSVVGDGTRLVAHVSIGAEVRIGQNTLLHAGVRVGDRCCLGHRVIIQPNAVIGGDGFAFVTPERGSVESVRETGEVQAFNTDIVRINSIGHVVIEDDVEIGANTCIDRGTLGETRIGKGTKLDNLVQVGHNVTVGENCLIVAQVGLGGSSKVGDRAVVGGQAGLPDHLSVGSDAVVHAQAGITNHVPERSVVIGAPAQPKRAFLEREVHLKRLPGMFKIVKDLQQRLERLEAQLAGDERPEADESG; encoded by the coding sequence ATGAGAACTCTGGGCGAGATTGCTCGATTTGTGGATGGCGAGTTGCGCGGGGATCCTTCAGTACAGGTCACACGGGTGCTGCATCCGAGCCTCGTCGAAAGCGCGGAAGACCTTGCACTGGTCCTTTCCCCCAACGCCGTCTCCTTCCTGCACACGGGAAAAGTCCGGAACGCCGTGATCCCGGCCGAAGTCGGCGAATTGCAAGTGCCGACGGCCAATCAGATCATCGTGAGGCGTCCCCGCCTGGTTCTTGCGTTGCTGATGCAACTTTTTGAGCGGCCCGCGTTCGTTGAGCCTGGCGTTCACCCTTCCGCGGTGATCGACGGTTCCGCCCAACTCGGTTTGGACGTGTGCGTCGGGCCCCATTGCTGGGTCGGCCCCCGCAGCGTGGTGGGTGACGGCACCCGGCTTGTGGCGCACGTTTCGATTGGGGCGGAAGTCCGGATCGGCCAGAACACCTTACTGCACGCCGGGGTTCGGGTCGGCGACCGTTGCTGCCTCGGCCACCGGGTGATCATTCAGCCGAATGCGGTGATCGGCGGAGACGGGTTCGCGTTTGTCACGCCGGAGCGCGGCAGCGTCGAATCGGTGCGTGAAACGGGCGAGGTGCAAGCGTTCAACACCGACATCGTCCGGATCAATTCGATCGGCCACGTGGTGATTGAAGATGACGTCGAGATCGGCGCCAATACCTGCATCGACCGGGGGACCCTGGGCGAGACGCGCATCGGCAAAGGCACGAAACTCGATAACCTCGTGCAGGTCGGCCACAACGTCACCGTCGGCGAAAATTGCCTGATCGTTGCGCAGGTCGGTCTCGGTGGGAGTTCGAAAGTCGGTGACCGGGCGGTAGTGGGCGGCCAGGCCGGGCTGCCCGATCACCTCAGCGTCGGAAGCGACGCAGTGGTGCATGCTCAGGCCGGCATCACGAACCACGTACCCGAGCGTTCCGTCGTGATCGGAGCGCCTGCCCAGCCCAAACGCGCCTTTCTCGAACGCGAGGTTCACCTTAAACGGCTCCCGGGAATGTTCAAGATCGTCAAAGACCTCCAGCAACGGCTGGAACGGCTCGAAGCGCAACTCGCCGGCGACGAGCGACCCGAAGCCGATGAATCCGGTTAG
- a CDS encoding RidA family protein codes for MKTVVTSPDAPAALGPYSQAIAAGSLLFCSGQVPIDPRTGELVAGDIRAQTQRVLQNLAAVLGAHGLEPGDIVKTTVFMTDLSRFAEMNTVYGAFFKEAFPARSTVQVAALPKGAQVEIEAIALQRSRS; via the coding sequence ATGAAGACCGTCGTTACCAGCCCAGATGCTCCGGCCGCGTTGGGACCTTATTCCCAGGCTATCGCCGCGGGCTCCCTGCTTTTTTGCTCCGGGCAGGTCCCGATCGATCCCCGGACCGGCGAACTGGTGGCTGGTGATATCCGCGCCCAGACGCAGCGGGTCCTGCAAAACCTGGCCGCCGTCCTCGGAGCCCACGGTTTGGAACCGGGTGATATCGTTAAAACGACGGTTTTTATGACCGACCTCAGCCGGTTTGCCGAAATGAACACGGTTTATGGCGCGTTTTTCAAAGAAGCTTTCCCGGCGCGTTCCACCGTTCAGGTGGCTGCCCTGCCCAAAGGAGCGCAAGTGGAAATCGAAGCCATCGCCCTTCAACGATCACGATCCTGA
- a CDS encoding orotate phosphoribosyltransferase, producing MPESLLDTFTHTGALLSGHFVLSSGLHSRRYFQCALVLQHTDLAARICGELAAKLADVEADAVISPALGGIIVGQEVGRHLGKRHIFAEKADGKLTLRRGFQIVPGERLVVAEDVVTRGGKVKETIEIVKAHGGRVVAVGSIVDRSGNVKPDFGCRFESLIQLQVETFEPDRLPPDLAAIPVTRPGSK from the coding sequence GTGCCGGAGTCTCTGTTAGATACCTTCACCCACACCGGAGCACTGCTTTCAGGGCACTTCGTCCTGAGCTCAGGACTGCACAGCCGCCGCTACTTTCAATGCGCGCTGGTGCTCCAGCACACGGATCTGGCGGCTCGAATTTGCGGTGAACTCGCGGCCAAACTGGCCGATGTTGAAGCGGATGCCGTGATTTCTCCTGCTCTCGGCGGCATCATCGTCGGGCAGGAGGTCGGCCGGCATCTGGGTAAACGGCACATTTTTGCGGAGAAAGCAGACGGGAAACTCACCCTGCGGCGAGGTTTTCAAATCGTCCCGGGGGAACGTCTCGTCGTCGCAGAAGACGTCGTGACGCGGGGTGGAAAAGTTAAAGAAACGATCGAGATTGTTAAGGCGCACGGCGGCCGAGTGGTGGCCGTGGGCAGCATCGTGGATCGCAGCGGGAACGTGAAACCGGATTTTGGATGTCGCTTTGAGAGCTTGATTCAACTTCAGGTTGAGACTTTTGAACCCGACCGCCTGCCGCCCGACCTGGCTGCCATTCCTGTAACTCGACCCGGGAGCAAGTGA
- the secA gene encoding preprotein translocase subunit SecA, with the protein MVSWILKAVLGSKNQRELRRIRPIVEKINKLDKEFESWSDEQFREKTAQWKAELGKIDDPAALARRLNEILPEAFAAVKNVARRLWGKTWPVCDQPVTWNMVHFDVQLIGGIALHEGKIAEMATGEGKTLVATCPLYLNALTGRGVHLITVNDYLARRDAEWMGEIFKALGATVGCIQHDQDPSERKAQYDCDITYGTNSEFGFDYLRDNGMATTKDQQVQRGHYYAIVDEVDSILIDEARTPLIISGPATVSSHQYDRFKPLVEQLVRRQTMLCNRLISEAREALDKKDFETGGRLLFKVKLGQPRNKGLLRSMEDPENRKALDKAELSFYQDSRKEDLVALKEELYFTIDEKHQEADLSEQGRSFLNPDDPQAFTLPDLIHEFTEIDLDPNLVPAQKDEHKRQRQQYCDAQAERIHNISQLLRAYCLFEKDVDYVVEENKVVIVDEHTGRKMPGRRWSDGLHQAVEAKEGVQIDRETQTLATITIQNYFRLYHKLAGMTGTAETEANEFHDIYKLDVLVIPTNRPVIRKDNNDRIYKTRREKYSAALDEIKGCHAKGQPVLVGTASVEASELLSRMLKREKIPHNVLNAKYHRQEAEIVARAGQRGTVTISTNMAGRGTDIKLGDGVAELGGLHVLGTERHESRRVDRQLRGRCARQGDPGSSRFYVSFEDDLMRNFGASERMTSMMERFGLKDGEELEHPWLNKSVETAQKRVEQRNYLIRKRTLDFDDVMNKQREVIYSLRNETLETSEPRKLIFEIVDEVIPDRVKSFVENPDGSDPDYDGLLHWANTTFPLGLTRAATELDKKTPDETAQFLVEKVKQSYLQKVGHEEADAVVGLERYIILNAIDRLWQEHLYAMDGLREGIYLRSYGQKDPLVEYKAEAYDMFSQLMASIKGEVLSNLFRSTTNLMAFEHFLATLPINVIAPADTPQPPGPPPSEPAAGAGLPRPPSPSGSPRPAAAPARPVSGPVPGREKPASAHDKPESDANGEFELVFPTSRHDPHKVGRNDPCPCGSGKKFKNCCGRQA; encoded by the coding sequence ATGGTAAGTTGGATTTTAAAGGCAGTGCTCGGTTCTAAGAATCAGCGCGAGCTCCGGCGCATTCGGCCGATTGTAGAAAAGATCAATAAGCTGGACAAGGAGTTCGAATCCTGGTCCGACGAGCAGTTTCGCGAGAAGACGGCGCAGTGGAAAGCCGAATTGGGCAAAATTGACGACCCGGCGGCTTTGGCCCGTCGGCTCAACGAAATCCTGCCCGAGGCGTTTGCCGCCGTGAAAAACGTGGCTCGGCGCCTTTGGGGCAAGACGTGGCCGGTCTGCGACCAGCCGGTCACGTGGAATATGGTGCATTTTGATGTCCAGCTGATCGGGGGCATCGCTTTGCACGAAGGCAAGATTGCCGAAATGGCCACCGGTGAGGGTAAAACCCTTGTCGCCACCTGCCCGCTGTACCTCAATGCGCTTACCGGACGCGGGGTTCACCTCATAACGGTTAACGATTACCTCGCCCGGCGCGACGCCGAGTGGATGGGTGAAATCTTCAAGGCGCTCGGGGCCACGGTCGGATGCATCCAGCACGACCAGGATCCCTCCGAGCGCAAGGCGCAGTACGACTGCGACATCACGTACGGGACCAACAGCGAGTTCGGGTTCGATTACCTCCGCGACAACGGCATGGCCACCACCAAGGACCAACAGGTGCAGCGGGGCCATTACTACGCAATTGTCGATGAAGTCGATTCCATCCTGATCGATGAAGCCCGTACCCCGTTGATCATCAGCGGGCCGGCCACGGTTTCATCCCACCAGTACGACCGGTTTAAACCGCTCGTGGAACAGCTGGTGAGACGCCAGACCATGCTTTGCAACCGCCTTATCAGTGAGGCGCGCGAAGCCCTCGACAAAAAGGATTTCGAAACCGGCGGCAGACTGCTGTTCAAGGTCAAACTTGGCCAGCCGCGCAACAAGGGCCTGCTTCGTAGCATGGAGGATCCTGAGAACCGGAAGGCGCTCGATAAGGCCGAGCTCTCCTTTTACCAGGATTCAAGGAAAGAAGATTTGGTGGCGCTCAAAGAGGAACTCTACTTCACCATCGACGAGAAACACCAGGAAGCGGATCTCTCCGAGCAGGGCCGCAGCTTTCTCAACCCGGATGACCCCCAGGCGTTCACCCTGCCTGACCTGATCCACGAGTTTACCGAGATCGACCTCGATCCCAACCTGGTCCCGGCGCAGAAGGATGAGCACAAACGGCAGCGCCAGCAGTATTGCGACGCCCAGGCGGAACGGATCCACAACATCTCGCAACTCCTGCGCGCGTACTGCCTGTTCGAAAAGGACGTCGATTACGTCGTCGAGGAAAATAAGGTCGTCATCGTCGACGAACATACCGGGCGCAAAATGCCGGGGCGCCGCTGGAGCGACGGGTTGCATCAGGCGGTGGAGGCCAAGGAAGGCGTGCAGATCGACCGCGAGACGCAGACGCTCGCGACCATCACGATCCAGAACTATTTCCGCCTGTATCATAAGCTCGCAGGCATGACCGGTACCGCCGAGACCGAGGCGAACGAGTTTCACGACATTTATAAACTCGACGTGCTGGTGATCCCGACTAATCGGCCGGTAATCCGGAAGGATAACAATGACCGGATCTATAAGACCCGGCGCGAAAAGTACAGCGCCGCCCTGGACGAGATCAAAGGCTGCCACGCGAAAGGCCAGCCCGTCCTGGTCGGTACCGCGAGCGTCGAAGCGTCCGAACTGCTTTCCCGGATGCTTAAACGCGAAAAAATCCCGCACAACGTGCTGAATGCGAAATACCACCGGCAGGAAGCCGAAATCGTGGCGCGAGCGGGCCAGCGCGGTACCGTGACGATTTCGACCAACATGGCGGGCCGCGGCACCGACATCAAACTGGGTGACGGCGTGGCCGAACTGGGCGGGTTGCATGTGCTCGGCACGGAGCGTCATGAGTCTCGCCGCGTTGACCGCCAGCTGCGGGGACGCTGCGCGCGTCAAGGCGACCCCGGTTCCTCGCGTTTTTACGTGAGCTTCGAGGATGACCTGATGCGCAATTTCGGTGCTTCGGAACGCATGACGTCCATGATGGAGCGTTTCGGGCTGAAAGACGGCGAGGAGCTGGAGCACCCCTGGCTCAATAAAAGCGTCGAAACGGCCCAGAAACGGGTTGAACAGCGCAATTACCTGATTCGGAAACGCACGCTCGATTTCGACGACGTGATGAACAAGCAGCGCGAGGTCATCTATTCCCTGCGTAACGAAACGCTGGAAACGAGCGAGCCGCGCAAGCTGATTTTTGAAATCGTCGATGAAGTGATCCCCGACCGGGTGAAATCCTTTGTTGAGAATCCGGACGGCAGCGACCCCGATTACGATGGCCTGCTGCACTGGGCGAACACCACGTTTCCGCTCGGTCTGACTCGCGCCGCGACGGAACTGGACAAGAAGACGCCGGACGAAACCGCCCAATTCCTCGTCGAAAAGGTCAAGCAGTCTTACCTCCAAAAGGTGGGTCACGAGGAAGCGGACGCCGTGGTCGGGCTGGAGCGCTACATCATTCTTAACGCCATCGACCGCCTCTGGCAGGAGCACCTCTACGCGATGGACGGGCTGCGCGAAGGTATTTACCTGCGCAGTTACGGTCAGAAGGATCCCTTGGTCGAGTACAAGGCGGAAGCGTACGACATGTTCAGCCAGTTGATGGCCAGCATCAAAGGCGAGGTCTTGAGTAATCTGTTCCGGAGCACGACCAACCTGATGGCGTTCGAGCATTTCCTGGCCACCTTGCCGATTAATGTGATCGCGCCGGCTGACACGCCGCAGCCGCCCGGACCTCCTCCTTCGGAGCCGGCGGCCGGCGCCGGCCTGCCGCGTCCCCCATCTCCGTCAGGTTCGCCTCGGCCCGCTGCAGCGCCGGCAAGACCCGTTTCGGGCCCGGTGCCCGGCCGGGAAAAGCCGGCCTCGGCCCATGACAAGCCCGAAAGCGATGCCAATGGCGAGTTTGAACTGGTCTTTCCGACCAGCCGCCATGATCCGCACAAGGTGGGCCGCAACGACCCCTGCCCGTGCGGCAGCGGTAAAAAGTTCAAGAATTGCTGTGGCCGGCAGGCGTAA
- the miaA gene encoding tRNA (adenosine(37)-N6)-dimethylallyltransferase MiaA, which yields MSTTPVANSGLRYVILGGSTAAGKTDLAVRIAEGHGTEIVSADAFQVYDGLDLLSAKPSREQRKRVPHHLVGFVPLPQPYDAHQFGRHAREAIARANSAGKIPLVVGGTGFYLHALTSRLPELPAPDPELRSRLEAMAPEHLIKELHTLDPHGFNRIDLQNPRRVLRAVEVCRQTGKPFSSFAIVPESAPPSFVLVRSRAELRQRIDKRVEEMFAKGVVDEVASAGQAGPTASRMIGLYLICDLLAGRISVTECVRAIQQQTRQYARRQETWFRGKSYVPVSAEEAADVVGRALDNCHE from the coding sequence ATGTCCACGACCCCGGTCGCCAACTCTGGTCTGCGCTACGTGATCTTGGGTGGTTCGACGGCTGCGGGCAAAACCGACCTGGCGGTACGAATCGCCGAAGGGCACGGCACGGAAATCGTCAGTGCGGACGCCTTTCAGGTGTACGACGGGCTCGACTTGTTGTCGGCAAAGCCGTCGCGGGAACAACGCAAACGGGTGCCCCATCATCTTGTCGGCTTCGTGCCGTTACCCCAGCCCTACGATGCGCATCAGTTCGGGCGGCACGCGCGGGAGGCGATCGCGCGAGCAAATAGCGCCGGCAAAATCCCGCTGGTGGTTGGCGGGACCGGTTTTTACCTGCACGCGTTAACCTCCCGCCTGCCTGAACTGCCTGCTCCCGACCCGGAACTGCGGTCCCGCCTTGAGGCCATGGCCCCAGAGCACCTGATAAAGGAGCTTCACACGCTCGATCCGCACGGTTTCAACCGGATCGATCTGCAAAATCCTCGTCGCGTTCTGCGTGCGGTTGAAGTCTGCCGGCAGACCGGAAAACCATTCTCCTCCTTTGCCATCGTCCCGGAGAGCGCGCCGCCGTCATTCGTCCTGGTCCGGTCGAGGGCTGAACTCCGGCAGCGCATTGACAAACGCGTCGAGGAGATGTTCGCGAAAGGCGTGGTCGATGAAGTGGCTTCCGCCGGACAAGCCGGCCCAACCGCCTCGCGGATGATCGGCCTTTATCTGATCTGCGATTTATTGGCCGGACGGATCTCGGTGACCGAGTGCGTCCGAGCCATCCAGCAGCAGACCCGCCAGTACGCCAGGCGACAGGAAACCTGGTTTCGCGGCAAGTCTTATGTGCCGGTCAGCGCCGAGGAGGCCGCCGATGTCGTCGGTCGTGCGTTGGATAATTGCCACGAATGA
- a CDS encoding rRNA pseudouridine synthase produces MRLNRFLALAGVASRRGAETFIRTGRVRVNGKVASDLVTQVSPADQVRVDGRTVRAQGFVYVLLNKPKGYLTTRSDDRKRKTIYNILPPGLPKLAHVGRLDLESEGLLLLTNDGELALQLTHPRYKLRKEYLVTLDREFDMADLPKVRQGVYLAEGRARFDELHKIGSDQVRVVLTQGIKRQVRRVLASLGYRVRRLQRIRIGPLMARGLKPGEFRELRPEELAALRAPARSRPTPAREENNADDGAEAKA; encoded by the coding sequence ATGCGGCTCAACCGTTTTCTCGCTTTGGCCGGTGTCGCTTCACGGCGCGGCGCAGAAACGTTCATCCGGACCGGACGGGTAAGGGTAAATGGCAAGGTCGCATCGGATCTGGTGACCCAAGTTTCCCCGGCCGATCAGGTCAGGGTCGACGGGCGGACCGTGCGCGCGCAGGGGTTTGTTTACGTCCTGCTGAATAAACCCAAAGGGTACCTGACCACCCGGTCCGACGACAGGAAGCGAAAGACCATTTACAATATACTCCCGCCGGGTCTCCCGAAACTGGCGCATGTCGGCCGGCTGGATCTGGAATCCGAGGGATTACTGCTTCTGACCAATGACGGTGAGCTTGCCCTCCAGCTGACGCATCCGCGCTACAAGTTGCGAAAAGAATACCTGGTCACGCTTGACCGGGAGTTTGACATGGCCGACTTGCCGAAAGTGCGGCAGGGCGTTTACCTGGCCGAAGGCCGTGCACGCTTTGATGAACTGCATAAAATCGGTTCGGATCAGGTTCGGGTGGTTCTCACCCAGGGCATCAAACGGCAAGTCCGCCGGGTGCTGGCGTCCCTGGGCTATCGGGTCCGCAGATTGCAGCGGATCAGGATCGGCCCGCTGATGGCGCGGGGATTAAAGCCGGGCGAATTCCGAGAACTGCGTCCTGAAGAGCTTGCAGCCTTACGGGCGCCGGCGCGTTCGCGCCCGACGCCAGCCCGCGAGGAAAACAACGCGGACGACGGGGCCGAAGCCAAGGCATAG